Below is a genomic region from Deinococcus arcticus.
GTGGCAGGTGTCCCGCCACGCCCCAGGATTCCCGGGTGGCCCTCAGCCGAAGCGGCCCGTCACGTACGCCTCGGTGCGCTCGTCACGCGGGGCGGTGAAAATCTGGTCGGTCACGCCGTGTTCCACGAGGTCGCCGTTCAGGAAGAACGAGGTGGTGTCCGACACGCGCGCGGCCTGGTGCATGTTGTGGGTCACGATGATGATGGTGGTGACCTGCTTGAGGCCGGTCATCAGTTCCTCGATCTTGGCGGTGCTGGCGGGGTCCAGCGCGCTGGTGGGCTCGTCCATCAGCAGGATTTCCGGCTCCACGGCCAGGGCGCGCGCAATGCACAGGCGCTGCTGCTGCCCGCCGGACAGGCCGGTGGCGGGCATCTTCAGGCGGTCCTTGACCTCTTCCCACAGCGCGGCGCCCCGCAGCGAGCGCTCGGCAATCTCCATCAGGCGGCGGCTGTCGCGGATACCCGCCAGCTTCAGGCCCGAAACCACATTGTCGAACACGCTCATGGTGGGAAAGGGGTTGGGCTTCTGGAACACCATGCCCACGCGGCGGCGCATGACCACCGGGTCCACGCCCGGGCCATACACATT
It encodes:
- the pstB gene encoding phosphate ABC transporter ATP-binding protein PstB is translated as MTPILSAQNVNIYYGDKQAVRGVDLTVQRGTVNALIGPSGCGKTTFLRAINRMHDLTPGARVEGTILLHGENVYGPGVDPVVMRRRVGMVFQKPNPFPTMSVFDNVVSGLKLAGIRDSRRLMEIAERSLRGAALWEEVKDRLKMPATGLSGGQQQRLCIARALAVEPEILLMDEPTSALDPASTAKIEELMTGLKQVTTIIIVTHNMHQAARVSDTTSFFLNGDLVEHGVTDQIFTAPRDERTEAYVTGRFG